One window of the Macaca thibetana thibetana isolate TM-01 chromosome 1, ASM2454274v1, whole genome shotgun sequence genome contains the following:
- the ZC3H12A gene encoding endoribonuclease ZC3H12A, whose translation MSGPCGEKPVLEASPTMSLWEFEDSHSHSRQGTPRPAQEPAAEEASAVELQMKVDFFRKLGYSSSEIHSVLQKLGVQADTNTVLGELVKHGTATERERQASPDPCPQLPLVPRGGGTPKAPNLEPPLPEEDKEGSDLRPVVIDGSNVAMSHGNKEVFSCRGILLAVNWFLERGHTDITVFVPSWRKEQPRPDVPITDQHILWELEKKKILVFTPSRRVGGKRVVCYDDRFIVKLAYESDGIVVSNDTYRDLQGERQEWKRFIEERLLMYSFVNDKFMPPDDPLGRHGPSLDNFLRKKPLTLEHRKQPCPYGRKCTYGIKCRFFHPERPSCPQRSVADELRANALLSPPRAPSKDKSGRRPSPSSQSSSLLTENEQCSLDGKKLGAQGSPGPRQEGLTQTYAPSGRSLPPSGGSGSSFGPTDWLPQTLDSLPYVSQDCLDSGIGSLESQMSELWGVRGGGPGEPGPRRAPYTGYGPYGSELPATAAFSAFGRAMGAGHFSVPADYPPPPPAFPPREYWSEPYPLPPPTPVLQEPPVQSPGAGRSPWGRAGSLAKEQASVYTKLCGVFPPHLVEAVMGRFPQLLDPQQLAAEILSYKSQHPSE comes from the exons ATGAGTGGCCCCTGTGGAGAGAAGCCTGTCCTGGAAGCCAGCCCCACCATGAGTCTGTGGGAATTTGAGGACAGCCATAGCCACAGCCGTCAGGGCACCCCCAGGCCAGCCCAAGAGCCGGCAGCTGAGGAGGCCTCGGCGGTGGAACTGCAGATGAAGGTGGACTTCTTCCGGAAGCTGGGCTATTCATCCTCGGAGATCCACAGCGTCCTACAGAAGCTGGGCGTCCAGGCAGACACCAACACGGTGCTGGGCGAGCTGGTGAAACACGGGACGGCCACCGAACGGGAACGCCAGGCCTCACCGGACCCCTGCCCTCAGCTCCCTCTAGTCCCGCGGGGTGGGGGCACCCCTAAGGCTCCCAACCTGGAACCTCCACTCCCAGAGGAGGACAAGGAGGGCAGTGACCTAAGACCAGTGGTCATCGACGGGAGCAACGTAGCCATGAG ccaTGGGAACAAGGAGGTCTTCTCCTGCCGGGGCATCCTGCTGGCGGTGAACTGGTTTCTGGAGCGGGGCCACACAGACATCACAGTGTTTGTGCCATCCTGGAGGAAGGAGCAGCCTCGGCCCGATGTGCCCATCACAG ACCAGCACATCCTGTGGGAACTGGAGAAGAAGAAGATCCTGGTGTTCACACCATCGCGGCGCGTGGGTGGCAAGCGGGTGGTGTGCTATGACGACAGATTCATCGTGAAGCTGGCCTATGAATCTGATGGGATCGTGGTTTCCAACGACACGTACCGTGACCTCCAGGGCGAGCGGCAGGAGTGGAAGCGCTTCATCGAGGAGCGGCTGCTCATGTACTCCTTCGTCAATGACAA GTTTATGCCTCCCGATGACCCACTGGGCCGGCACgggcccagcctggacaacttcCTGCGTAAGAAGCCACTCACTTTGGAGCACAGGAAGCAGCCGTGTCCCTATG GGAGGAAATGCACCTATGGGATCAAGTGCCGATTTTTCCACCCAGAGCGGCCAAGCTGCCCCCAGCGCTCTGTGGCAGATGAGCTCCGCGCCAATGCTCTCCTCTCACCCCCCAGGGCCCCAAGCAAGGACAAAAGTGGCCGGCGGCCTTCACCTTCATCCCAGTCCAGTTCTCTGCTAACAGAGAATGAGCAGTGCAGCCTGGATGGGAAGAAGCTGGGGGCCCAGGGATCCCCAGGGCCCCGCCAGGAGGGTCTAACACAGACCTATGCACCATCAGGCAGGAGCCTCCCACCTAGCGGGGGCAGTGGCAGCAGCTTCGGGCCCACGGACTGGCTCCCGCAGACTCTGGACTCACTCCCATACGTCTCCCAGGATTGCCTGGACTCGGGCATTGGCTCCCTGGAGAGCCAGATGTCGGAACTGTGGGGGGTTCGAGGAGGAGGCCCTGGTGAGCCGGGCCCACGCCGAGCCCCTTACACGGGCTACGGTCCCTATGGATCTGAGCTCCCAGCCACTGCAGCCTTCTCTGCCTTTGGCCGGGCCATGGGTGCTGGCCACTTCAGTGTCCCTGCCGACTACCCACCTCCGCCCCCTGCCTTTCCGCCTCGAGAGTACTGGTCTGAACCGTACCCACTGCCCCCACCCACACCAGTCCTTCAAGAGCCCCCAGTACAGAGCCCAGGGGCTGGCAGGAGCCCATGGGGCAGGGCAGGCAGCCTGGCCAAGGAGCAGGCCAGCGTGTATACCAAGCTGTGTGGTGTGTTTCCCCCGCACCTGGTGGAGGCCGTGATGGGGCGCTTCCCACAGCTCCTGGACCCCCAGCAGCTGGCTGCCGAGATCCTCTCTTACAAGTCCCAGCACCCCAGTGAGTAA